Below is a genomic region from Methanococcus vannielii SB.
TGTATTGTGGGCTTCAAAAACTCGCAAAAACTATGAATGGGCACTTGAATTATTTAAAGAACTTTTAAAAGAGTACACATATAGGTATAAAAAAATTCATAAATCTTCAGAAATACTGCCTTATTTAAAACATAACCCCGTATATTCCGAAAAAAACGAATTAACTCCTTTTGCAAAAGCCATTCCTGAACTATACTGGGAAGATGATGCAGTTTTAGCCTATAGAAAATATTATATTCTTGAAAAATCGAAATTCTGTAAATGGTCCAAAAGAAAAGTGCCTGAATGGTATTTAAAAGGTCTGAGTTTAAAATTTTAGTATTCTAAA
It encodes:
- a CDS encoding pyrimidine dimer DNA glycosylase/endonuclease V; translation: MQLFILDNDPKRAAKMHCDKHVVKMTLETAQILSTVHHLHNSIYAEKCYKKTHEKHPCVLWASKTRKNYEWALELFKELLKEYTYRYKKIHKSSEILPYLKHNPVYSEKNELTPFAKAIPELYWEDDAVLAYRKYYILEKSKFCKWSKRKVPEWYLKGLSLKF